CGCCGGGCATGTTCAGATCTGAGATGATCAGGTCCACGGAATTCGTCTGCAATTGTCTGATTCCTTCCACGCCATCCTCTGCCCGAATGAAGTTTTTGAATCCCATCTGTCGTAAAATACCAATAATCGTGCCCCGCATAATGGCATAATCATCCAGAACCATGATTTGCATCCCCCGCTTAGGGGCCAGTTTTTTTATTTGAAGGGGGCTTTCGTCAAAAAAGAGATCAAAGGCCTCTTCCTCATTTTCTTTTTTTAAGTTGTCACGAAGTTCCAGCATCAGGGTGGTACCATCTTCTTTAACGGAGCAGAAGGATAATCGTCCACCCAACGTTTGTGCGATCAGTCTGGCAGAATAGGTTCCTAATCCGGTTCCGTCAGATTTGCCGTGGGTCACATATTTATCAAAAAAAGTTTTTTGGATCGCTTCGGGGATTACCCCCTGGTTGTTAATCATGACAATCGGTGTTTCTCCTTTAGTATTCATATCCACAGTGACGCAGTTTCCAACAGGAGAGGCTTCGACCGCATTTTTTACTAAACTTATGAACATTGAATAAAAAAGCATCTGCTCACCATAGACCATGAACGTGTCGTCTTCTCCTGCCGGCAGTCCGGCGATCGTCATCTTAAGTGCAATATTTTTTTCTCCCATAAGGTGAAAAATTTCGCCTTTGATTTGTCTAAAAATTTTAACCAGATCAACGGCAATCGGCCGCAGACGATATTTCTTTTTTTCCATTTTGTACAGGTCAATGGATGAATTTATAATATCCATTACCCGGAACCCGGCCATGGAGATCATTTTCAACATCTCCCGGTGGCTTGGGGCGATGTTGTCTTCCAGGAGCAAAAGCTCCGGGATAGTGATCAACGCATTTAACGGTGTTTTTAAATCATGTCTGGCAATGCCCTCCACCTCGTTTCGGAGACGTTCGTTTTCCAGGAGAATATCGTTGTGCTTTTTCAACGCGGCATTGGTCCGTATTAGTTTAAGGGTGTTCTCCACCCTCAGCTTTACAATTTCCGGGTTAAATGGTTTGGTTATATAGTCCACCGCCCCCATTGCCAGCCCTTTGCTTTTGTGTGAAAGCTCCCCAAGGGCAGTAAGAAAAATGACCGGTATCTCACGGGTGCGCTTTAACACTTTTAGCTGTTTACAGACCTGGTAGCCGTCTATACCCGGCATCATGATATCTAAAAGGATCAGGTCCGGCGGATCTTCAGCCGTCATTTCCAAGGCAGACTCTCCGTCTGTGGCGACTCTGATATCGTAGGATTCCCCTAAGATGTCCATCAGGAGGTCGATGTTTAATTTTGTATCATCCACTACCAGAATGACATCCTTTTCTTGCTTGTTTAAAAATTCAGTCATTGAATTGCTCCAGTTCGGATATTAGGGCGGTTAGCAGTGCGCCTGCCTCTTTGAACTTGTATTTACCAACCATGGTATTTAATTCTTCAAGCCTGGCCCTGTATTGATCCGGCCAGGTATAGCCGTTTATTTTTTCAAGACCCTCTTTAACCGGTTTTGGTTTGTGTTTTGTGATATGAGGCACAAGGGGTTTAAGAAATTCTAATAAGTGTTGGGATTCGCCTTTTTCTAATGATTCGGATGGGCTGTTTTGTTCCGCTGTCCGGGTCAGGGGGGCCAGGGTTTCTAAAATCGTTTCAAGTTCTTTTTTAAACTTTTGGCGCAGGGGTATGATTTGATCCGGGCCTGAGTTCGACCTCAGGCCGCTTTCCAAGTTTGCTGCAGTTGTTTGAAGGGGTTTTGCGCCAATGGTTCCGGCCAGGCCTTTAACCGTATGTACCAACCGGCCGGCTGTCTCTTGGTCCCGGTCCAGAATCGCTTTTTCAAGTGCTGCTGCAGTCTCTTGGTTCTCTGCATGAAACTTTGCCAATAAATGGATGTAGCGTTTTTTGTTTTGGCCCATCCTGGCCAGTCCCTGGGCAATATCAATGCCTTTTAAGGGCGGCAGATTCGGTTCATCGTTTTGTGTTGTTTCGGCATTGGTTGCGTTGATGACGCGTTTGCCGGGTGTTATCCATTTGACCAGGACCCTGAAAAGTTCAGACGGATTGATGGGCTTGGTGACATAGTCGTTCATTCCGATCGCGAGAACCTCGTCTTTTACGCCGCTCATGGCGTCGGCGGTCATGGCAATGATGGGCGGCTGTCCCCTCTCAAGGTCAAGACTGCGAATATGCCGGGTGGCCATCCTGCCGTCCATTACCGGCATCTGCAGGTCCATGAGTACGGCATCAAATGTTTGGGCGGATACCATGTCCACCCCGATCTGCCCGTTATCAGCCACCTCAACAAAAAAACCCTCTTGTTCAAGCAGTTCCACCGCCAGCTCTTGATTTATTTCATTGTCCTCAACCAACAAAAGCCTGGCACCCAGGATGTTGTTAAAATTTTCAGGCCGCTCTTCCTCTGTTTTTTTTCTGCGGCTCACGGAGCCCGATTCCTGTTGCCCAAAGGCCATCATTACCGCATCCAATAGCATGGAAGGCGTTATCGGCTTTGAAAGCACCGTATCAATGCCCAATGTGGCGGCTTGCACCATGACCGCCTGTCGATCATGGCTCGTTACCATGATAATCGAAGGACTCTTTTTGAGCCCCATATCCTGAACAATATGTCCGGCTGTCTCAATACCGTCTATACCAGGCATCTGCCGGTCCAGGATTATTAAATCATATTGGCCGGATTGGTCCTGTTCCGCTTTTTCCAGTTTTTCTATGGCGGCGCGGCCTGACAATGCGGCCTGCACATCAAAAGAGAATGCCTCCAGATAACTGGTTATGACCCGGCAAAAGGTTTGATTATCGTCCACCACCAGGGTTTTTAAACCATTTAAGCCCTGGGGGATGCATTGCTTCTTCTTTTTTTTCTGTCCGGTTCTGCCGAATTTGGCTGTGAACCGGAATGTGGAGCCCTTGCCCGGTTCACTGGTCACCCCGATGGTGCCGCCCATCAATTCACAGAGTCTTTTACAGATGGAAAGGCCTAAACCGGAACCGCCGTATCGCCTTGTGGTGGTGGTGTCTGCCTGGTGAAAGGCTTGAAACAGTTTAGCCTGCTGCTCCCGGCTCAGGCCGATGCCTGTATCTCGTACCTCAAATTTAAGCACGGCTTCATGGGGCAGGATGTCTATCCCAGAGATGGATACCTCAATTTCTCCTTTTTCAGTGAATTTAATTGCATTGTTGGCCAGATTCAGCAGGATTTGACCCAGTCGCAAGGGATCGCCTATGAGAAAAATCGGCACGGTTGTATCCATGTTGAATATCAATTCCAGCCCCT
This window of the uncultured Desulfobacter sp. genome carries:
- a CDS encoding response regulator; translation: MTEFLNKQEKDVILVVDDTKLNIDLLMDILGESYDIRVATDGESALEMTAEDPPDLILLDIMMPGIDGYQVCKQLKVLKRTREIPVIFLTALGELSHKSKGLAMGAVDYITKPFNPEIVKLRVENTLKLIRTNAALKKHNDILLENERLRNEVEGIARHDLKTPLNALITIPELLLLEDNIAPSHREMLKMISMAGFRVMDIINSSIDLYKMEKKKYRLRPIAVDLVKIFRQIKGEIFHLMGEKNIALKMTIAGLPAGEDDTFMVYGEQMLFYSMFISLVKNAVEASPVGNCVTVDMNTKGETPIVMINNQGVIPEAIQKTFFDKYVTHGKSDGTGLGTYSARLIAQTLGGRLSFCSVKEDGTTLMLELRDNLKKENEEEAFDLFFDESPLQIKKLAPKRGMQIMVLDDYAIMRGTIIGILRQMGFKNFIRAEDGVEGIRQLQTNSVDLIISDLNMPGVNGLELLKHVKQSKTLKHIPFIMISGGAKPSQVAQAVELGVDGFLIKPFSADTLMKKLAGVID